In Sulfitobacter sp. W027, a single window of DNA contains:
- a CDS encoding class II 3-deoxy-7-phosphoheptulonate synthase — protein sequence MTDWSTSSWRSKPRVQMPDYPDQAALQAVEAQLARYPVLVFAGEARRLKKHLAAAGRGEAFLLQGGDCAESFEQFSSDAIRDTFKVMLQMAIVLTHGAKVPVIKLGRMAGQFAKPRSAPTETVDGVELPSYRGDIINDLAFTAESRIPDPQKMLRAYTQAAATLNLLRAFSTGGYADVHQVHGWTLGFTDDEKAEKYREIANRISDTLDFMAAAGVTAETAHTLQSVEFYTSHESLLLEYEEALCRRDSQTGKWLAGSGHMIWIGDRTRQPDGAHVEFARGVQNPIGLKCGPSMTSDDLKQLMAKLNPDNEEGRLTLISRFGAGQVGDHLPRLIKTVQEEGANVVWTCDAMHGNTIKSSTGYKTRPFDSVLREVHEFFAVHNAEGSVPGGVHFEMTGQDVTECTGGVRAVSDEDLSDRYHTACDPRLNASQSLELAFLVAEELSNRRSAQATRAAG from the coding sequence ATGACAGACTGGAGCACTTCAAGCTGGCGCAGCAAACCGCGCGTCCAGATGCCCGATTACCCTGACCAAGCCGCGTTGCAGGCGGTTGAGGCGCAGTTGGCACGCTATCCAGTCCTCGTTTTTGCAGGCGAAGCGCGCCGGTTGAAAAAGCATCTGGCTGCGGCGGGCCGTGGGGAGGCATTCCTTTTGCAGGGCGGCGATTGCGCCGAGAGCTTTGAGCAGTTCAGCTCTGACGCCATTCGCGACACGTTCAAGGTGATGTTGCAGATGGCAATCGTGCTGACCCACGGTGCCAAAGTGCCGGTAATCAAGCTGGGCCGTATGGCAGGTCAATTCGCCAAACCGCGCAGCGCTCCGACCGAGACGGTCGATGGTGTGGAATTGCCCAGCTACCGCGGCGACATCATTAACGATCTAGCCTTTACCGCAGAGTCCCGCATTCCGGACCCGCAAAAGATGCTGCGCGCCTACACACAGGCCGCCGCCACGCTGAACCTGCTGCGCGCCTTCTCGACCGGGGGCTATGCCGATGTGCATCAGGTCCACGGCTGGACGCTGGGCTTCACCGATGACGAAAAGGCCGAGAAGTACCGCGAGATCGCCAATCGTATCTCTGACACGCTGGACTTCATGGCCGCTGCGGGTGTGACCGCCGAAACGGCGCATACGCTGCAGTCAGTGGAGTTTTACACCAGCCACGAATCCCTGCTGCTGGAGTATGAAGAGGCGCTCTGCCGCCGTGACAGCCAGACCGGCAAATGGCTGGCAGGTTCGGGCCATATGATCTGGATCGGCGACCGCACACGGCAGCCGGACGGCGCGCATGTGGAATTCGCCCGTGGTGTGCAAAACCCCATCGGCCTGAAATGCGGTCCGTCCATGACCAGCGATGACCTCAAGCAATTGATGGCCAAGCTGAACCCCGACAACGAAGAGGGCCGTTTGACCCTGATCTCGCGCTTTGGTGCGGGGCAGGTGGGCGATCACCTGCCGCGTCTCATCAAAACCGTGCAGGAAGAGGGCGCGAATGTCGTTTGGACCTGTGACGCGATGCACGGCAATACGATCAAATCCTCGACCGGCTACAAAACCCGGCCCTTTGATTCCGTACTGCGCGAAGTGCATGAGTTCTTTGCCGTGCATAACGCCGAAGGCTCTGTCCCCGGTGGTGTGCATTTCGAGATGACCGGCCAAGACGTGACCGAATGCACCGGCGGTGTGCGGGCGGTCAGCGACGAAGACCTGTCAGACCGTTATCACACGGCCTGCGATCCCCGCCTGAACGCCAGCCAATCGCTGGAACTGGCGTTTTTGGTGGCCGAAGAACTGTCGAACCGCCGCTCGGCGCAGGCGACACGCGCGGCTGGATAA